The Leguminivora glycinivorella isolate SPB_JAAS2020 chromosome 1, LegGlyc_1.1, whole genome shotgun sequence genome includes a region encoding these proteins:
- the LOC125231667 gene encoding protein retinal degeneration B has product MLIKEYRIPLPLTVEEYRIAQLYMIAKKSKEESTGEGSGVEILVNEPYEDGPGGKGQYTQKIYHVGSHLPGWFKSLLPKSALTVSEEAWNAYPYTKTRYTCPFVEKFSLEIETYYFADNGHQENVFKLSGSDLKNRIVDVIDVVKDQLYGADYVKEEDPTLFVSQKCNRGPLAENWLEDYWREVQGKPQPLPNGKSLMCAYKLCRVEFRYWGMQTKLEKFIHDVALRKTMLRAHRQAWAWQDEWHGLTMEDIREIERQTQLALQKKMAGDTSDEQDISEDNSKSLAATMSSLEKNEDVPTPLVTKKNNLEKKMQKHLSPEGTPPSEHKSSKSNLRSSSSGSIKSLQVQAANWRMETLVRESETETGSEDEFYDCESSFNKWSSMCSLDEGDIDISPTQVDQNQEDSIFNPSFLKRVTSERGSRRIGTLQSHQSIDGAPDTPVHGSCQTTVLILVFHGGSVLDANIDMTAKKSDVTTFKGAFESVMRQHYPTLVGHIVIKLVPCPSICTESLGILSTLSPYSFDCSPSTIETPSLTNDLIPIGAIPLIATNSPDYPESVTKTINSANAVYNEFIKSSDGKGFSGQVCIVGDSMGAVLAYDSLCRTLQYQSRHDSENSILDTEITIPNDPTENYMNKSHLQAPTPRRRSSSTSDNQVKLEFEVSDFFTFGSPLSVIVASRKIADDKYRDIVKPPVQQVFNLFHPTDPVAARVEPLLSARFTNLPPINIARYAKYPLGNGQPYHLMELIQSHPQLFGDHLQMPPTPVLRRLSEVSMQSTVSGLVDNIPLITMNALQQKWWGSKRLDYALYCPEGLSNFPMNALPHLFHASYWESSDVIAFILRQVGHFDLALYGHSEDKDNQSFKPGQEREKWIKKRTSVKLKNVAANHRANDVIVKEGCPQTFTARFMYGPLDMITLTGEKVDIHMMKDPPAGEWTLLSTVVTDKTGRISYSLTEKQSVACGIYPLRLVVRGDHTSCSFHLAVVPPETECVVFSIDGSFTASVSVTGRDPKVRAGAVDVVRFWQDLGYLILYITGRPDMQQRRVVSWLAEHNFPHGLVFFSDGFSTDPLGHKAAHLKSLISEHGVILHAAYGSGKDISVYNNCGLSAKQIYAIGRISKKYNHMATTLSDGYASHLADLKSPGAVRPARGNARLLVPRRLLAPVASVSTRGRR; this is encoded by the coding sequence GAATATAGGATTGCGCAGCTGTATATGATAGCAAAGAAAAGTAAAGAAGAAAGCACAGGTGAAGGTAGTGGTGTTGAGATCCTGGTCAATGAGCCATATGAAGATGGGCCTGGAGGAAAAGGTCAGTACACACAAAAAATATACCATGTTGGTAGTCATTTGCCAGGGTGGTTTAAAAGTCTTCTGCCAAAATCAGCTTTAACAGTTTCAGAAGAAGCTTGGAATGCTTATCCCTACACAAAAACAAGATATACATGTCCATTTGTTGAAAAATTCTCATTAGAAATAGAAACCTATTACTTTGCTGATAATGGCCACCAAGAAAATGTCTTCAAATTATCTGGGAGTGACTTGAAAAATAGAATAGTTGATGTTATTGATGTTGTAAAAGATCAACTGTATGGCGCTGATTACGTTAAAGAAGAAGATCCAACACTATTTGTTTCTCAGAAATGCAACAGAGGTCCACTAGCCGAAAATTGGCTAGAGGACTATTGGAGAGAAGTTCAGGGAAAGCCACAACCATTGCCAAATGGAAAATCACTAATGTGTGCTTACAAACTGTGCAGGGTAGAATTCCGATACTGGGGCATGCAAACCAAACTAGAGAAATTTATTCATGATGTTGCTTTGCGAAAAACAATGCTACGTGCTCATCGCCAAGCGTGGGCATGGCAGGACGAGTGGCATGGCTTAACGATGGAAGATATAAGGGAAATAGAACGACAGACTCAGTTAGCACTTCAGAAAAAGATGGCTGGAGATACCAGTGATGAACAGGATATCTCTGAGGACAATTCGAAATCTCTAGCTGCCACAATGAGTAGTCTTGAAAAGAATGAAGATGTGCCAACTCCGTTAGTGactaagaaaaataatttagaaaAGAAAATGCAGAAGCATTTGAGCCCTGAAGGAACTCCCCCATCAGAACACAAAAGTTCTAAATCGAATCTTAGATCATCGTCTTCCGGATCTATAAAGAGTTTACAAGTGCAAGCTGCTAACTGGCGCATGGAAACTCTCGTTAGAGAATCTGAGACGGAAACTGGTTCTGAGGACGAATTTTACGACTGCGAATCTTCGTTCAACAAATGGTCTTCAATGTGCTCGCTTGATGAAGGAGACATCGATATATCACCGACGCAAGTAGATCAAAACCAGGAAGACAGTATTTTTAATCCCTCGTTCCTCAAAAGAGTTACATCCGAGAGAGGCTCTCGCCGAATCGGCACGTTACAAAGTCACCAGAGTATTGACGGCGCTCCTGATACTCCAGTCCATGGCTCGTGTCAAACAACAGTATTAATATTAGTATTTCATGGTGGCAGCGTTTTAGACGCTAATATTGATATGACTGCTAAAAAATCAGATGTAACAACTTTTAAGGGTGCATTTGAATCTGTCATGCGCCAACATTATCCAACTCTTGTAGGGCATATAGTAATAAAGCTAGTACCTTGTCCATCCATTTGCACGGAAAGTCTAGGGATATTATCTACATTAAGTCCTTATAGTTTTGATTGTTCACCATCTACGATTGAAACACCATCTCTTACTAACGACTTAATTCCTATTGGTGCGATTCCTCTTATTGCTACGAATTCCCCAGATTATCCAGAGTCTGTAACAAAAACTATAAACTCGGCCAATGCAGTGTATAATGAATTCATAAAATCAAGTGATGGCAAAGGATTCAGTGGTCAAGTCTGCATAGTAGGTGACAGCATGGGCGCTGTTCTTGCGTATGACTCGCTTTGTCGTACTTTACAGTACCAATCGCGACACGACAGTGAAAATAGCATTTTAGACACCGAAATAACCATTCCTAACGATCCGACCGaaaattatatgaataaatCTCATCTCCAGGCTCCCACCCCGCGAAGAAGGTCGTCTTCGACGAGCGATAATCAGGTCAAACTGGAATTTGAAGTCAGTGATTTCTTTACATTCGGTAGTCCTTTATCGGTTATCGTTGCATCGAGAAAAATAGCCGATGATAAATATCGTGATATTGTCAAACCACCAGTTCAACAAGTGTTTAACTTATTTCATCCGACTGATCCCGTAGCTGCTCGAGTGGAACCTCTACTGTCAGCTCGGTTCACAAATTTGCCTCCTATTAACATTGCGAGGTACGCAAAGTATCCATTAGGTAATGGTCAACCATACCACTTAATGGAACTAATCCAGAGTCACCCTCAATTGTTTGGAGATCACTTGCAAATGCCTCCAACTCCGGTATTGAGAAGGCTTTCTGAAGTATCGATGCAAAGTACAGTCAGTGGGTTGGTTGATAATATTCCACTGATTACTATGAATGCATTGCAACAAAAATGGTGGGGATCTAAACGGTTAGATTATGCTTTGTACTGCCCAGAAGGATTAAGCAATTTCCCTATGAATGCTCTGCCTCATTTGTTTCATGCTAGTTACTGGGAGAGTTCTGATGTCATTGCGTTTATTCTACGCCAAGTTGGACATTTTGATCTGGCTCTGTATGGTCACTCAGAAGATAAGGATAACCAGTCTTTCAAGCCCGGTCAAGAAAGAGAAAAATGGATAAAAAAGAGGACGTCAGTAAAATTAAAGAACGTTGCTGCCAATCATAGAGCTAATGACGTGATCGTCAAGGAAGGGTGCCCGCAAACGTTTACTGCCAGATTTATGTATGGTCCACTAGACATGATTACATTAACTGGCGAAAAAGTCGATATTCATATGATGAAAGATCCTCCAGCAGGAGAATGGACACTGTTGTCTACAGTCGTCACAGATAAAACTGGCAGAATCTCATATTCATTAACTGAAAAACAAAGCGTGGCTTGTGGTATATACCCGCTAAGACTTGTTGTCAGAGGAGATCATACGAGCTGTAGTTTCCATCTAGCGGTCGTTCCTCCCGAAACAGAATGCGTTGTTTTCAGTATTGATGGCTCCTTTACCGCTAGCGTCTCTGTGACTGGCCGAGACCCAAAGGTTAGGGCAGGTGCAGTGGACGTAGTGCGGTTCTGGCAAGACTTGGGTTACCTTATATTATATATCACTGGTAGACCTGATATGCAACAGCGGAGAGTCGTGTCATGGTTAGCTGAGCATAATTTTCCTCACGGACTAGTATTTTTCTCTGATGGATTCTCAACAGATCCCCTAGGGCACAAAGCTGCACATTTAAAAAGCCTCATAAGTGAGCATGGCGTTATTCTCCATGCAGCGTATGGATCTGGAAAAGATATTAGCGTATACAACAACTGTGGATTGTCCGCAAAGCAAATATATGCAATTGGACGCATAAGTAAAAAGTATAACCACATGGCTACAACTTTGAGCGATGGTTATGCTTCTCATCTGGCGGATTTGAAGTCACCTGGCGCTGTTAGACCTGCGAGGGGAAATGCGCGCTTGCTCGTGCCGCGCCGATTACTGGCACCAGTGGCCAGCGTGTCAACTCGCGGCCGCCGTTAA